Genomic segment of Paenibacillus macerans:
CAGATCTACGTGAGTCAAATGTTTCCGAAGGAAACATGCTTCGGAAGCATCCGCTTGGAAGGCCCGGCTGAATTCAAGATTCGACGCCCGATCCATTCCCTGAACTACTTCGTCATGGAAAGACGACTTTTTGAACAACCTCTTAATGAAAGGTGATTAACATGATCGAGGCCAACGTAAAGCATGATATGCGCGAAATCGCCAAGAAATTATCCAATCTTAGGGGGTCTCTTTGACTTAGATCTTAAGCAAGAGATGATCGCCAACTATGAAGAAAAAATGGCGGCCCCGGACTTTTGGGACGACAACGAGAAGGCTCAGGCGATCATCGCCGAGATGAACGCCGTGAAGTCCTCCGTTGATCAGTACCTGGCGCTGCAAGGGGAATATGACGACATCGAAACGATGGCCGAGCTGGCCGAGGAGGAAGGCGACGATTCGCTGGCGGCGGAAATTTCCGAGTCGGTTGCCGCATTGGTGAAGAAGCTTGAGGATTTCGAACTGCAGCTGCTGCTTAATCAGCCTTACGACAAAATGAACGCGATTCTGGAACTTCACCCTGGCGCGGGCGGCACCGAATCCCAGGACTGGGGGCAAATGCTGCTGCGGATGTACACCCGCTGGGCCGAGAAACGCGGCTTCAAGGTAGAGACGCTGGACTATTTGCCCGGCGACGAAGCGGGGATCAAAAGCGTAACCCTGCTGATTAAAGGGTACAACGCTTACGGCTACCTGAAGGCGGAAAAAGGCGTGCACCGCTTGGTGCGGATTTCGCCGTTTGACGCTTCCGGGCGGCGTCACACCTCGTTTGTATCCTGCGATGTCGTGCCGGAGATCAGCGAAGACGTCGAAGTCGAAGTCCGTCCCGAGGACTTGAAGATCGACACGTACCGTGCCAGCGGCGCCGGCGGCCAGCACATCAACACGACCGACTCGGCGGTGCGGATTACGCATATTCCGACCGGGATCGTGGTGACGTGCCAGAACGAGCGCTCCCAGATCAAAAACCGCGAGCGCGCCATGACGATGCTTCGTTCCAAGCTGTACGAGCGCAAGCTGGAGGAGCAGCAGAAGGAACTGGACGAAATCCGCGGCGAGCAATCCGATATCGCCTGGGGCAGTCAGATCCGTTCCTACGTGTTCCATCCGTACAGCATGGTGAAAGATCACCGCACCTCGGTGGAGACGGGCAACATCGGCGCGGTCATGGACGGAGACCTGGACGCGTTTATTGACGGATATTTGCGCAGCCAAATTCGCTCCGAGGCCTAATTTCGTCCTTGTGCCGCATTCAACTATAGAACCGAAAACCCACCTCAGGCGAAGGGCTTGTCCCGCCTTGATCGGGTGGGTTTTTATTTTTCGGGTGCATACATAATAGTTTTAGAAGCGATCAAATAAGGAGGGGCCGCGGTGCCGCCTAAAACCCGCAAACGCAGATTTGGGGATTATATTCCTTTAACTGGACCGGTACGCCATGCGATCGACACGGCGATGATTCTCGTAGGATCGCTGATCACGGCGCTGGCCTTCAACTTATTTCTCGTCCCGAACCACATCGCCTCGGGCGGCGTATCGGGGATTTCGATTATCGTTCAAGCGCTATTTGGCATGGAGCCGGCGTATACCCAGTGGGCGCTGAATATTCCTCTTTTTGTCGCGGGGTATTTACTGCTCGGGCGGGATTACGCGATTCGCTCTTTGCTAGGTACGGTCGTTTTGCCTTTATTCGTGTTTCTGACCAAAGATTTTCCGGTCCCGACGACCGACCCGCTGCTCGCTTCTTTGTATGGGGGGATCGGCGTAGGCCTGGGGCTGGGCATCGTTTTTCGGGGGCGCGGATCGACCGGAGGTTTGTCCACGCTTGCGCAAATCATTCAGAAGTACAGCGGGCTCAGCCTATCCGTTTGCGTTGTCCTGATGGACGGTACCGTGATTGCATTGGCTATGTTTATACTCTCCCCGGAAAAGGCGCTATACGCTCTAATCGGCCTATACATTACCGGCAAAATCATCGACGCGATCGAGCTTGGCTTTAACTATACGAAAGTGGCCTATATCATCGCCGAAAAGACCGAGGAAATCTCGAAGGCTGTGCTGTCGCAATTGGACCGCGGGCTCACCAAGCTGGACGGGCGCGGCGGATATACCGGCGATCAACGGACCGTGCTGATGGTGGTCGTGGGGCAAAGCGAGGTCACCCGGCTCAAAACGCTCGTACAGACGCTGGACCCCACCGCCTTCGTCATCATCACAAATGCCCATGAGGTTTTGGGAGAAGGGTTTAAGCGAGGGTAAGAAAAAACTCCTCTATATTTAGCGGTTAAAGTAAATCGCTAAATATAGAGGAGTTTTCTTTACGAAGTATTAATTTAACAGTCACTCCAAGATTGTTAACACCCGCTAAACACACCATTGACAATCCAAACTTATTATTATCAAGAAGTATTACTAACCAAACCGAGAGGAGTTCATTTTTAGTTATGGGCATTATCGAAAAATCGGGCAGGCGTACGTTAATCATGCTTCTGATCGCAGCTGTTTTGTTATCGTGCTTCCCCATGGGGGCAGCGCGGGCGGAGGAAATGAAGGCGGCGCCGTTTGGACAAGTTCTGGACGAGCGCAAAATGGAAATAGGCCCGGACGCACATTACACTTGGTACGATATGAAGCTGCCGCAAGGCTTGGAAAAAGTCCATTTTGTCGAGTTTGATCCGCGGAATCCCGCGCTTGAGCTGCAGCCGGGTAAAACGGAAGGCAAAGTATACGGCATGCAGGGAGTCACCAAGATGGCCAATGACGCGGATCGCTCCGGCAATCGGGTTATTGCCGCAATCAACGCGGATTTTTATGACATGTCGACGGGCGTGCCGCTTGGTCTGTTTATGGGGGATGGAGAGATTTTGACCAGCCCTCCCGACGATTGGTTTGCGTTTGGGATGAAAAGCGACGGAACGACCATTTACGGAGCTAGCCCCAGACTGGACAGAACGCTGAATATCAATGGCAATACCGTGCCGATTCATCATATTAACCGGATGCGGTTCAACAGCGAGGCGCTGATCCTTTACACACCTTCTTTCTATACCTCCACCATGACGAACGATCTGGGTGACGAGGTTGAACTGGAAGTTTTGGACGGAGCGGTGAAAAGCGGGGAAACGATGCGGCTGCGCGTTGCGGCCATCCACAAGGACCAGGGGAACACGCCGCTTGCGGAAGGCAAAGTGGTGTTGTCCGCTTCCGGCAGTTACCGAGAGCTGCTGTCGGGGCTGAAAATTGACGACGAAATCACTGCCAGTTTTGCTTTTGAAGAGGCGTGGGGCGATGTGAAAATGGCGGTCGGCGGACAGCACCTGCTGGTCAAGGACGGAGTACCGATGTCCGATCCGGACCGGGAGCTGTATCCGCGGGTGGCGATCGGAACTAAGGCCGACGGCACGGTGGTTATGCTGGAAGTCGACGGGCGTGCGCCGGGGTTCAGCGAAGGCGTATCCTTTCAGGATTTGGCGCTCATGTTGAAAGACATGGGGATTGTCGACGCGCTGCTTCTTGACGGAGGCGGTTCGGCGACGTTTGTGGCCAGACTTCCCGGGGAGCCGACGCGGAAAATATTGAACCGACCTTCCGATGGAGCGGAGCGCAAAACCGCAAACGGCATTTTGCTTGTCAATAAAGCGCCGGAATCCGCGGCATCCAAGCTCGTGGTCCAGCCGAACCTGGAGCGGGTGCTGATCGGTTCTAGTTTCCGGTTCAATACGGCTGCCGTCGATGAGTATGCCCATCCTGCCCCGTTTGCGGGATCGCCAAATTGGAGTGTGGATGCATCCGTCGGGTCGATCGATGAATCGGGATTGTTTACGGCGGGAAATACGCCGGGAATGGCTGATATTTCCGTTACGGCCGGCGGCCTCGCGGGAAGCGGACAGGTAGAAGTCGTGGACGAACTGAGCGAACTGAAGTTTCCCGACGCGGTCAGAACGTTTACCTCGGGAGCTCAGCAAACCTTGTCCGTGACGGCGTTGCGGAACGGGCAAGTGATTCAGGCGGACAACCGCATGTTCGAGTGGCGGGTAGAAGGTCCGATCGGGAGCATTGACGAGAACGGAACGTTCACCGCGACGACGGAGACTGAACAAAGCGGCAGGATTATCGCGAGCTATCGGGGAATAGAAGTTTCCATGGATGTTCACGTTGGCCTCCCTCCGGTGATTCTGGAGGATTTCGAGAACGGACTGGACCGGTATCTGCCAAGCGCAGGCGACCGGTACACATTGGCCGGCGTCAGCGAAGAAACGAATGAGGACTTTGTCCGCTTCGGAAACAAGTCGGCGAAGCTGGAGTACGACTTCACGGGGACGATCGGGACTTCCGGAGCTTATATCAAAGCGAAAAGCGCCGACGATTACATCGAAATTCCGGGATATCCGGAAAAAATCAGCATGTGGGTTTATGGAGACGGGAAGAAGCACTGGCTCCGGGCACAAATGTTCGACGCCAACGGCGGGAATATCCCGATCAACTTTGTCGAAGAGACCGTAGGCGTCGACTTCACGGGCTGGCGCTATCTGGAGGCGGAGGTGCCGCAAGGCAGACCGCTGCCGCTGAAACTCGCCATGCCGGTGCGCTATATGGAAACGAAAAACGATAATAAGGACGCGGGCGCGATCTATATCGACCAAATCCGGGCACTGTACGGTCCCGCGAACGACGATTTGGACGCCCCGTTGATCAAGGACGTTTCCCCCGCGGATGGAAACACGATCGACACGAATACGCCGAAAATCCAAGCCTTTGGCGAAGATTACGGGTATGATCCGGCGGTTCATCCGGGGACGACGCTGATCGATCCGGATAAAATCAGGCTGTATGTTGATGGAGAACTGGTACAGCACACACTGTATCCGCCTAAAGGGCAAATCCACTATACTCCCGCCATTCCCCTGACGGACGGAGTTCACGCGGCCAAGCTGAAAATCCGCGATTTGTCCGGCAATCAGACGGAGAAGGAATGGACGTTCACGGTCGATACCGGAGCGCCGAAAATCGAATACGACGGCCCGGCAAGCGTGTATGCGGGCAATTCGTATACGCTCGGCGTGCGGGCGGTGAAGGCTGCGGGAATTCACGAAGGGTTTATCGAATTCGGCTTTGATCCGGCCAAGGCGGAGGATCTGCAGGTTGCGGCAAGCGAAAAGCTGACGGAAACCCAGCTGCGGTCTGCGATCGAACCCGAATCCGGGACGGTTCGGATTGATTTCAACGGTCTGGAGGCGTCCGGCTTGACGGATCATGAGCCGCTTGCGCAAATCCGGTTCAAGGTGAAACCGGCCGCGTCCGATACGCATCGTATCGCCTTCCGGTCCGGCGCGATCAAGCTGAAGGATCAGGGAGATACCAGCTTCAGGCTTTACGGCTTGCCGGTCGAGTCGGAGATCAGACACCATTTGCGGCTCGCATGGGACGAAAACGGGGTTATCCAAGGAGGGGCCACGACGATTCAGGTCACCGATGAAGCGGGCGCCGCCGTTGAAGACGCGACAGTGACGGCCGACGGCACCGAGCTCGGCGTTACGGACGCGAGCGGGAAGCTGGAAACGAACGACCTTACGGACGGGTTGAAAGAGTACGAGCTGCAAGCGGTGAAGGGGAATTTCTACAGTCCCGTGCTCAAATTCAAGGTTTCGCCATTGGCCGGGAATCCGGTTCCGAACAATATCAGCGTAACGATGGGGGCGGATCCGAGCAGCTCGCGCGCTTTTACATGGCATACGCATCCGGATGTGAAAGAAACGGTTGTGGAGATTGCCAAGAAATCGGAATTTATTGATTTTTCCCAACCTAACGTATTTAAGGTGATTGGTTCCGACTACTTGTTCAACACGTGGGACATCGGAACCGTCAGGGTGCACAAGGCGGTCGCCGACAACCTGGATCCCGGAACGGAGTACGTCTACCGGGTAGGCGACGGAGCCGGGAACACCAGCTCGCAGGGAACGTTCCGCACGGCCGCGGCATCCGGGGACGCGTTCGAGTTTCTCTATTTTGCCGATTCCCAGGCGACCAACGCGTCCGGCTTCAAATTGTGGGGAGATATCGCCAAGAAAGCGGCGGCGGAACATCCGGACTCCAGCTTCATGGTGCATGCTGGCGATATGGTGGAAGACGGATATAAGGAAAACGAGTGGAACATGTGGTTTGGCGCCGCCCAGCAGACGTTATTGAACAGTACGATCGTATCCGTCGTCGGCAACCACGAAGTCACCGGTCCGAAGAAAAACGATTATTTCCTGGCGCACTTCAATCATCCGCAGAATGGCATCGATTCGTTGAAAGGAAGCAATTACTCTTTTGATTATCTGAATGCGCATTTTGCCGTTTTGAACAGCGAATACGATTTTGAAAAACAGCGGGAATGGTTGCGGGAGGACTTGGCGTCGACCGGCAAGACGTGGAAGATCGTCATATTCCACCGTGGCGCGTACGGCAGCATTTACGATTCGGAGCATATCCGGAACGCCTGGACTCCGGTTTTAGACGAGTTCCGGGTCGACCTGGCTCTGAACGGACACGACCATGTGTATATGCGGACCCATCCGATGAAAGGCAACAAGCCGGTCGGGGAAGGAGAAGGGACGACTTACGTCGTGGCCGGCTCTACCGGTCCGAAATTTTATCAGGTGGTGCCGCGCGAATGGCAGAAAATTACGGACGGCGAAGAGGTCCAGATGTATGCATCGATCAAAATAGACGGGGATGAACTGAGCTTTGCCGCCAAGACCATCACTGACCGGATCGTGGATCGGTTTACACTGGCCAAAGCGGCCCCGCAATCCGTCGTACTGGATCGCACGGAAGCCAAAATTCAGGTGGGCGGCAGCATCAAGCTGAACGCCACCGTATTGCCCGAGCACGCGAATAATAAGTCGGTCACCTGGTCCGTTTACAGCTCGAGCGGGGATAACGTCGTCACGGTCGACGCGGACGGTCTGGTTACCGCTCATGAATCGGGAACGGCGGTTGTCAGAGCTTCCACCGTCACCCAGGCCGTTTACGCCGACAGTGTAGTCGAGGTGGTGCCGCCGTCGCCGGGTGCCGAGTTGGCCGCTATCGAATTGCGTGGGCGGGATAAACTTTATGTCGGCGAGACGGATCAAACGGTGACGGAAGCCGTTTATGACGACGGGTCCCGTCGGCAGGTGGTTGAAGGTGTTCAGTACGCAAGCAGCCGTCCGGAAGTTGCAACTATCGACGCGGCCGGCGTGATCCGGGCGCTTAGCGAGGGCACGACGGTGATTTCCGCGGAATTTGCGGGAATGAGCGGGCAATACACGCTGATCATTGAAGGACAGAAACCGGATGTTAAGCTGGAGCGTTTGGAGATGGATCTTCGCCGGAACATGACGGAGGGGGAAACTCAAACGGCCCGCTTGACGGGGACTTACAGCGACGGAACGTCCGTCTCTTTGACGGATGGGGTTGAATTCAGCAGCAGCCATCCGGCGGTTGCCGCGGTAAATACCGCCGGGGTAGTTAGAGCCGTCCGGGAGGGCCAGACGGTCATTACGGCGACTTACGAGAATCATACCGCCAGCGTTGAAGTGACGGTTGGACGGGATCGTTTGACGGGCGGCAGGGGGAAATCGTCGAATAAGAGCAATAATACGCCGGCACCGCCAACCGCGCCTGCCTCTCCTCCAACGTCCGAAACACCGGGACGATTCGTGGTGAAGCCGGAGCAGTTCAGCGGCCAAGAGGCAGTAAACGGACAAATCGAACTCCGTTTTGAAGGGGTGCTGCGCGAATTAATTCTGCCGGGGAATGCGGGGGAACTGCTTGAGAGCAATGCTTTATTTGTGCAAGCAGGCAATATGGCTGTCTCTATCCCGTCCGGGGTCATTCGATCTCTTATCAGTTTGGCGAAAACCGAACATCCGGAAAACAGTACCATTGTGCTGAAAGCACATGCCTTACAAGCCGAGGAAGCCAAAATTCTTCTGCGTAACGCAAGCGTGCTTTCCGGGGCTGGGATTGAAGCGGCGAGCGACGTGATGGACTTCTCGCTGTCCTTGAACAGCAAGGAAGGCGATACCGTTTGGCTTACCCGGTTCAATGAACCGATCGAAATATTCCTGCCGGCGAACCCGGATGCGGACAGGAACCTGACGGGGATTTACGGGTTTGCCGGCGATGGTTCGCTTGAATACTTGGGCGGCGTTTGGAAGGATAAATTTTTGACGGCATTGTTGAACCAGGCTGGCAGATATGCTGTTCTGGAATATACGAAGTCGTTCACCGATTTGCCGGACGGTCATTGGGCGGCAAGTGAGATCATGCATCTCGCGGCAAAACATCTGGTGGAGGGCGTTTCCGGCGACAAGTTCCAACCGGGCCGGCAAGTGACGCGGGCGGAATTTGCCTCGATGCTGGTTCGTCTGCTTGATCTCCAAGGCACGGGCGCGGACGCCGGGTTCGCGGACGTGGCTCCGGACAAGTGGTACGCGGACGAAGTCGCGTTAGCGGCACAGGCGGGAATCGTAACCGGTACGGGGGCGGCAAGTTTTGCGCCGGATGCGCCGATCACCCGTCAGG
This window contains:
- the prfB gene encoding peptide chain release factor 2 (programmed frameshift), translating into MIEANVKHDMREIAKKLSNLRGSLDLDLKQEMIANYEEKMAAPDFWDDNEKAQAIIAEMNAVKSSVDQYLALQGEYDDIETMAELAEEEGDDSLAAEISESVAALVKKLEDFELQLLLNQPYDKMNAILELHPGAGGTESQDWGQMLLRMYTRWAEKRGFKVETLDYLPGDEAGIKSVTLLIKGYNAYGYLKAEKGVHRLVRISPFDASGRRHTSFVSCDVVPEISEDVEVEVRPEDLKIDTYRASGAGGQHINTTDSAVRITHIPTGIVVTCQNERSQIKNRERAMTMLRSKLYERKLEEQQKELDEIRGEQSDIAWGSQIRSYVFHPYSMVKDHRTSVETGNIGAVMDGDLDAFIDGYLRSQIRSEA
- a CDS encoding YitT family protein, with product MPPKTRKRRFGDYIPLTGPVRHAIDTAMILVGSLITALAFNLFLVPNHIASGGVSGISIIVQALFGMEPAYTQWALNIPLFVAGYLLLGRDYAIRSLLGTVVLPLFVFLTKDFPVPTTDPLLASLYGGIGVGLGLGIVFRGRGSTGGLSTLAQIIQKYSGLSLSVCVVLMDGTVIALAMFILSPEKALYALIGLYITGKIIDAIELGFNYTKVAYIIAEKTEEISKAVLSQLDRGLTKLDGRGGYTGDQRTVLMVVVGQSEVTRLKTLVQTLDPTAFVIITNAHEVLGEGFKRG
- a CDS encoding phosphodiester glycosidase family protein, which translates into the protein MGIIEKSGRRTLIMLLIAAVLLSCFPMGAARAEEMKAAPFGQVLDERKMEIGPDAHYTWYDMKLPQGLEKVHFVEFDPRNPALELQPGKTEGKVYGMQGVTKMANDADRSGNRVIAAINADFYDMSTGVPLGLFMGDGEILTSPPDDWFAFGMKSDGTTIYGASPRLDRTLNINGNTVPIHHINRMRFNSEALILYTPSFYTSTMTNDLGDEVELEVLDGAVKSGETMRLRVAAIHKDQGNTPLAEGKVVLSASGSYRELLSGLKIDDEITASFAFEEAWGDVKMAVGGQHLLVKDGVPMSDPDRELYPRVAIGTKADGTVVMLEVDGRAPGFSEGVSFQDLALMLKDMGIVDALLLDGGGSATFVARLPGEPTRKILNRPSDGAERKTANGILLVNKAPESAASKLVVQPNLERVLIGSSFRFNTAAVDEYAHPAPFAGSPNWSVDASVGSIDESGLFTAGNTPGMADISVTAGGLAGSGQVEVVDELSELKFPDAVRTFTSGAQQTLSVTALRNGQVIQADNRMFEWRVEGPIGSIDENGTFTATTETEQSGRIIASYRGIEVSMDVHVGLPPVILEDFENGLDRYLPSAGDRYTLAGVSEETNEDFVRFGNKSAKLEYDFTGTIGTSGAYIKAKSADDYIEIPGYPEKISMWVYGDGKKHWLRAQMFDANGGNIPINFVEETVGVDFTGWRYLEAEVPQGRPLPLKLAMPVRYMETKNDNKDAGAIYIDQIRALYGPANDDLDAPLIKDVSPADGNTIDTNTPKIQAFGEDYGYDPAVHPGTTLIDPDKIRLYVDGELVQHTLYPPKGQIHYTPAIPLTDGVHAAKLKIRDLSGNQTEKEWTFTVDTGAPKIEYDGPASVYAGNSYTLGVRAVKAAGIHEGFIEFGFDPAKAEDLQVAASEKLTETQLRSAIEPESGTVRIDFNGLEASGLTDHEPLAQIRFKVKPAASDTHRIAFRSGAIKLKDQGDTSFRLYGLPVESEIRHHLRLAWDENGVIQGGATTIQVTDEAGAAVEDATVTADGTELGVTDASGKLETNDLTDGLKEYELQAVKGNFYSPVLKFKVSPLAGNPVPNNISVTMGADPSSSRAFTWHTHPDVKETVVEIAKKSEFIDFSQPNVFKVIGSDYLFNTWDIGTVRVHKAVADNLDPGTEYVYRVGDGAGNTSSQGTFRTAAASGDAFEFLYFADSQATNASGFKLWGDIAKKAAAEHPDSSFMVHAGDMVEDGYKENEWNMWFGAAQQTLLNSTIVSVVGNHEVTGPKKNDYFLAHFNHPQNGIDSLKGSNYSFDYLNAHFAVLNSEYDFEKQREWLREDLASTGKTWKIVIFHRGAYGSIYDSEHIRNAWTPVLDEFRVDLALNGHDHVYMRTHPMKGNKPVGEGEGTTYVVAGSTGPKFYQVVPREWQKITDGEEVQMYASIKIDGDELSFAAKTITDRIVDRFTLAKAAPQSVVLDRTEAKIQVGGSIKLNATVLPEHANNKSVTWSVYSSSGDNVVTVDADGLVTAHESGTAVVRASTVTQAVYADSVVEVVPPSPGAELAAIELRGRDKLYVGETDQTVTEAVYDDGSRRQVVEGVQYASSRPEVATIDAAGVIRALSEGTTVISAEFAGMSGQYTLIIEGQKPDVKLERLEMDLRRNMTEGETQTARLTGTYSDGTSVSLTDGVEFSSSHPAVAAVNTAGVVRAVREGQTVITATYENHTASVEVTVGRDRLTGGRGKSSNKSNNTPAPPTAPASPPTSETPGRFVVKPEQFSGQEAVNGQIELRFEGVLRELILPGNAGELLESNALFVQAGNMAVSIPSGVIRSLISLAKTEHPENSTIVLKAHALQAEEAKILLRNASVLSGAGIEAASDVMDFSLSLNSKEGDTVWLTRFNEPIEIFLPANPDADRNLTGIYGFAGDGSLEYLGGVWKDKFLTALLNQAGRYAVLEYTKSFTDLPDGHWAASEIMHLAAKHLVEGVSGDKFQPGRQVTRAEFASMLVRLLDLQGTGADAGFADVAPDKWYADEVALAAQAGIVTGTGAASFAPDAPITRQEMAVMIVRAYEYGSGQPAQPGTESGFTDIASAPQWAKAAINVARSLGLVEGRTDVSFGPEEYGTRAESAKLIYNLMETMGDHGG